The Miscanthus floridulus cultivar M001 chromosome 17, ASM1932011v1, whole genome shotgun sequence genome has a window encoding:
- the LOC136517066 gene encoding selT-like protein, with translation MDRAQLLLVGLPAFLFFSDLTHIFAPPPPHLRHPHHHPPHHHHPHPPHHPHPPHHHPHPPHHHQHPDPSAAIIQEPRVDGAGFGSTVELQFCASCSYKGTAVTMKRMLETSFPGIHVILQNYPPPFPKRVLSKVIPIVQVGAIATILAGDQIFPRLGMVPPPWYYSLRANRFGTMATIWLFGNFAQSFLQSSGAFEVYCNGDLVFSKLVEQRFPSEFELRDLIGSRLPESPFGRNLGKTLT, from the exons ATGGATCGCGCGCAGCTGCTCCTTGTCGGACTCCcggccttcctcttcttctccgacCTCACTCACATCTTTGCGCCGCCGCCTCCCCACCTCCGCCACCCCCATCACCACCCtcctcaccaccaccacccgcATCCGCCGCACCATCCCCACCCGCCTCACCACCACCCGCACCCGCCACACCACCACCAGCACCCCGACCCTTCTGCGGCAATCATACAG GAGCCCCGTGTGGATGGGGCTGGATTCGGCAGCACAGTGGAGCTGCAATTCTGTGCCTCCTGCTCGTACAA GGGAACTGCAGTGACCATGAAGCGCATGCTGGAAACCTCATTTCCTGGCATTCATGTTATCTTGCAGAATTATCCTCCTCCATTCCCCAAGCGTGTACTCAGCAAAGTTATCCCAATTGTTCAAGTTGGAGCCATTGCAACAATACTGGCTGGTGACCAGATTTTCCCAAGGCTTGGAATGGTTCCTCCTCCATGGTACTACTCACTTCGCGCCAATAGATTCGGAACCATGGCAACAATCTGGCTATTTGGCAATTTTGCTCAGTCCTTTCTACAAAGCTCTGGTGCCTTTGAAGTTTACTGCAATGGAGATTTG GTATTCTCAAAACTTGTTGAGCAGAGGTTCCCTAGCGAGTTCGAGTTGCGGGACCTTATTGGCAGCAGACTGCCGGAGTCTCCATTTGGGAGGAATCTGGGGAAAACCTTGACTTAG